A single region of the Hyphomonas adhaerens MHS-3 genome encodes:
- the mutS gene encoding DNA mismatch repair protein MutS, whose amino-acid sequence MADTATSPPSSKTSAPTPFMAQYLSIKKQQPDALLFFRMGDFYELFFDDAVQAARVLDITLTSRGEHEGKPIPMAGVPYHAAEGYLARLIKAGCRVAVCEQTESPAEAKKRGSKAIVNREIVRIVTPGTLTEEALLPARQGQALAAIALGAGGAEGAIAVCDVSTGTFDVAAVDPAALADVLMAWPLSELLAADADSGKPPIISATAASAAPVTWRPARAATHKTGEALLKEAFDIAAIDALGDFSRTELSAIGLLLDYVKLTQAGSEIRLDPPRRPDPSGHLSIDPATRASLEIDRAMNGGRDGSLLGTIDRTVTAPGARLLAARLARPSLDKTEIESRLDAAAWFVDDTTALEDLRARLRQAPDLERARTRLNLGRGGPRDLLAIANALRAASEGGGLLRQAGALPEQIERACHQLDLSGQPDLAALADDMARAITESPPTLARDGGFVATGWDPALDEVRALREDSRKIIAEMQARYASETGISALKVKFNNVLGYFVDVPARHGDTLMAPPWSETFIHRQTLAGNVRFSTSELAELAGRISRAEEETKARELAIFEDLSARVSAASRALSASAEAIACLDVAAATGAWALEADAVRPRIDVDPVFEADALRHPVVEAALKKDGQGFTANALTLDAGGEDAPRLLLVTGPNMAGKSTYLRQAALAVILAQAGLFVPARSIRVGLADRVFSRVGASDDLARGRSTFMVEMVETAAILTQATGRSFVILDEVGRGTSTWDGLAIAWAAVEHLHSTNGCRALFATHYHELTGLADDLSGAANASLRAREWKNDLVFLHEVQPGPADRSYGVQVARLAGLPKKAVSRAAQILKRLETDPSSAETLPLFASAPLTVEEDVEDSGGHSGAGDRVVTLLDTVDPDSLTPREALDLVYRLKDEAQRDD is encoded by the coding sequence ATGGCTGACACTGCAACATCACCTCCTTCGAGCAAGACTTCCGCGCCGACACCGTTCATGGCGCAATATCTTTCCATTAAGAAGCAACAACCCGATGCGCTTTTGTTTTTCCGCATGGGGGACTTCTATGAATTGTTCTTCGATGATGCGGTTCAGGCCGCCAGGGTCCTCGATATCACCCTCACCTCGCGCGGCGAGCATGAGGGCAAGCCCATTCCGATGGCAGGTGTTCCTTATCACGCGGCAGAAGGTTATCTCGCCCGTCTGATCAAGGCCGGGTGCCGGGTTGCCGTGTGCGAACAGACCGAAAGCCCGGCGGAGGCCAAAAAGCGCGGTTCCAAGGCCATCGTGAACCGCGAGATCGTGCGGATCGTGACTCCCGGCACATTGACCGAAGAAGCCTTGTTGCCCGCCCGGCAGGGGCAGGCGCTTGCCGCGATTGCGCTGGGCGCAGGCGGGGCAGAGGGGGCGATTGCGGTCTGCGATGTGTCGACCGGCACCTTCGATGTCGCCGCCGTCGATCCGGCTGCGCTCGCGGATGTGCTGATGGCCTGGCCCTTGTCCGAATTGCTCGCGGCCGACGCCGACAGCGGCAAGCCACCGATCATCTCGGCAACGGCGGCATCTGCCGCCCCGGTGACCTGGCGTCCGGCCCGGGCGGCAACACACAAGACGGGTGAAGCGCTGCTCAAAGAGGCGTTCGATATCGCCGCCATTGATGCGCTGGGGGATTTCAGCCGGACCGAACTCTCTGCCATCGGTCTGCTGCTCGACTATGTGAAACTGACCCAGGCGGGCAGCGAGATCCGTCTCGACCCGCCGCGGCGGCCCGATCCGTCCGGGCACCTTTCGATCGACCCGGCGACCCGCGCCAGCCTCGAAATCGACCGGGCCATGAATGGCGGGCGTGACGGGTCGCTTCTCGGCACAATCGACCGGACGGTCACGGCGCCCGGCGCCCGGTTGCTTGCGGCGCGGCTGGCGCGTCCTTCCCTGGACAAGACGGAAATTGAATCCCGTCTGGATGCTGCCGCATGGTTCGTGGACGACACAACTGCGCTCGAGGATCTCCGCGCCCGGTTGCGGCAGGCGCCGGACCTGGAGCGCGCCCGGACCCGCCTCAATCTAGGCCGGGGCGGGCCGCGTGACCTGCTGGCCATTGCCAATGCCCTTCGTGCGGCAAGCGAAGGGGGCGGCCTGCTGAGACAGGCGGGCGCGTTGCCGGAACAGATTGAACGCGCCTGTCACCAACTGGACCTTTCGGGCCAGCCCGATCTTGCCGCACTGGCAGACGACATGGCCCGCGCCATTACCGAAAGCCCGCCAACGCTCGCCCGGGATGGAGGCTTTGTCGCCACCGGGTGGGACCCTGCTTTGGATGAGGTCCGGGCCCTGCGGGAAGACAGCCGCAAGATCATCGCCGAGATGCAGGCCCGCTACGCCAGCGAAACCGGCATTTCTGCGCTCAAAGTCAAATTCAACAATGTGCTGGGCTATTTTGTCGATGTCCCGGCCAGACATGGCGACACGCTGATGGCGCCGCCCTGGTCGGAGACCTTCATTCACCGGCAGACCCTTGCGGGCAATGTCCGCTTTTCGACCAGTGAGCTGGCCGAACTGGCCGGGCGTATTTCCCGTGCGGAGGAAGAAACCAAAGCGCGCGAGCTGGCCATCTTCGAAGACCTGTCTGCGCGGGTGTCGGCGGCCAGCCGTGCCCTGTCAGCCAGTGCCGAGGCGATCGCCTGCCTTGATGTTGCTGCCGCCACCGGCGCATGGGCGCTGGAGGCAGATGCCGTCCGCCCACGGATTGACGTGGACCCGGTCTTCGAGGCGGATGCTTTGAGGCACCCGGTTGTCGAGGCGGCGCTCAAGAAAGACGGGCAGGGCTTTACTGCCAACGCCCTGACTCTTGATGCCGGTGGTGAAGATGCGCCACGTCTTCTGCTGGTGACCGGGCCCAACATGGCCGGTAAGTCGACCTATCTGCGTCAGGCCGCGCTGGCGGTCATTCTGGCACAGGCCGGACTTTTCGTTCCGGCACGCAGCATCCGCGTGGGGCTTGCGGACCGCGTGTTCTCCCGCGTCGGCGCATCGGATGACCTCGCCCGCGGGCGCTCGACCTTCATGGTGGAGATGGTGGAAACAGCTGCGATCCTGACCCAGGCGACCGGCCGCAGTTTCGTGATCCTGGACGAGGTTGGCCGGGGCACTTCGACCTGGGACGGACTCGCCATTGCCTGGGCCGCGGTTGAGCACCTGCACTCGACCAATGGCTGCCGGGCGCTGTTCGCCACGCACTATCACGAACTGACCGGGTTGGCGGATGATCTGTCCGGCGCGGCCAATGCATCACTGCGGGCGCGCGAGTGGAAGAATGACCTTGTCTTCCTGCATGAGGTACAGCCCGGCCCCGCGGACCGCTCCTATGGGGTACAGGTGGCGAGACTGGCCGGCCTGCCGAAGAAGGCTGTGTCGCGTGCGGCGCAGATATTGAAGCGGCTCGAAACGGATCCTTCATCTGCCGAAACGCTGCCCCTGTTCGCATCGGCGCCCCTGACCGTCGAGGAAGATGTCGAGGACAGCGGCGGGCATTCCGGCGCGGGAGACCGGGTTGTGACACTGCTGGACACGGTCGATCCGGATTCCCTGACGCCGAGGGAAGCGCTGGATCTCGTTTACCGGCTGAAAGACGAAGCGCAGCGAGACGACTGA
- a CDS encoding NADP-dependent malic enzyme, translated as MTSKRPSFTDQEALDFHSKPTAGKISMAPTKPMGTQRDLSLAYSPGVAIPVLAIAEDEDKAYDYTSKGNMVAVISNGTAILGLGDLGPMASKPVMEGKSVLFKRFADIDSIDVEVNTKDADDFIRTVRNIGDTWGGINLEDIGSPDCFIIESRLREELDIPVFHDDQHGTAIIAAAGLINACHITGRDLKDVKVAVSGAGAAGLSCAGLIRHLGVPAENILMCDSTGVVYEGRTERMDQFKSAFAVKTTKRTLTEAMDGADIFLGLSAKGAVTADMVKNMAPNPIIFAMANPDPEITPEEIKTVRDDAIIATGRSDYPNQVNNVLGFPYIFRGALDVRARSINEEMKVAAAYALAELAREDVPDEVAAAYHGSRPTFGREYIIPTPFDPRLISHVPPFVAQAAMDTGVARKPIADMDAYRAQLKRRSDPAAAFLEGVQARCKEVQRRIVFAEGEEPAVVRAAYSFKNQGLGHPILIGREAQVEQTMEMMGVPAGSLEILNARLSDNNPVYTDMLYARLQREGYLKRDVQRLVNNDRNVFGSCMLKNGDADGMVTGVTRNYDVALKDAQMVLDPIPGQAVIGMSMVINRGKTVFIADTSVTELPGGPELADIAVEAARAVQSVGFVPRVAFLSYSTFGNPMGERGEKVREAVAMLDKMDGIEFEYEGDMAADVALNPNHWMLYPFSRLSGPANVLVMPAIHAASISTKLLESMSRATVIGPMLLGLEKPVQIASLGATVGDIVNLATIAAYDVDNVHG; from the coding sequence ATGACGTCAAAGCGCCCAAGCTTCACCGACCAGGAAGCCCTCGATTTCCATTCCAAGCCGACTGCCGGCAAAATCTCCATGGCGCCGACCAAGCCCATGGGGACCCAGCGGGACCTGTCGCTGGCGTACAGCCCCGGCGTCGCCATACCGGTGCTCGCCATCGCCGAGGATGAGGACAAGGCCTACGACTATACGTCGAAGGGCAACATGGTCGCCGTTATCTCGAACGGGACCGCGATCCTCGGTCTTGGCGATCTGGGCCCGATGGCTTCCAAGCCGGTGATGGAAGGCAAGTCCGTCCTGTTCAAACGCTTTGCCGATATCGACAGTATCGATGTCGAGGTGAACACGAAGGATGCGGACGACTTCATCCGGACTGTCCGCAACATCGGCGACACCTGGGGCGGCATCAATCTCGAAGACATCGGCTCGCCGGATTGCTTCATCATCGAAAGCCGCCTGCGCGAAGAACTCGATATTCCGGTCTTCCATGACGACCAGCACGGCACGGCCATCATTGCAGCCGCCGGCCTGATCAATGCCTGCCACATCACCGGCCGTGACCTGAAAGACGTGAAAGTCGCTGTTTCCGGCGCTGGCGCCGCAGGTCTCTCCTGCGCCGGCCTGATCCGCCATCTCGGCGTGCCGGCGGAAAACATCCTCATGTGCGACTCCACCGGCGTCGTCTATGAAGGCCGCACCGAGCGGATGGACCAGTTCAAATCCGCCTTCGCCGTGAAGACCACCAAGCGGACGCTGACCGAAGCCATGGACGGAGCCGACATTTTCCTCGGCCTGTCCGCCAAGGGTGCGGTGACGGCAGACATGGTCAAGAACATGGCGCCGAACCCGATCATCTTCGCCATGGCTAATCCGGACCCGGAAATCACACCGGAAGAGATCAAGACCGTCCGCGACGATGCCATTATTGCCACCGGCCGGTCCGACTATCCGAACCAGGTCAACAATGTGCTGGGCTTCCCCTACATTTTCCGCGGCGCGCTGGATGTGCGGGCACGCAGCATCAATGAAGAGATGAAGGTCGCCGCAGCCTATGCGCTGGCCGAGCTCGCCCGCGAAGACGTGCCGGATGAAGTGGCCGCCGCCTATCACGGCTCGCGTCCGACCTTCGGCCGGGAATACATTATTCCCACCCCGTTCGACCCGCGCCTGATCTCACATGTTCCGCCCTTCGTGGCGCAGGCCGCCATGGACACCGGCGTCGCCCGCAAGCCCATCGCGGACATGGACGCCTACCGCGCCCAGCTGAAACGCCGGTCAGATCCGGCCGCCGCCTTCCTCGAAGGCGTGCAGGCCCGGTGCAAAGAAGTGCAACGCCGGATCGTGTTCGCCGAGGGCGAGGAGCCAGCTGTTGTTCGTGCCGCTTACAGCTTCAAAAACCAGGGCCTTGGCCATCCGATCCTGATCGGCCGCGAAGCCCAGGTCGAGCAAACCATGGAAATGATGGGCGTGCCTGCAGGATCGCTGGAGATCCTCAATGCCCGGCTGTCGGACAATAATCCGGTTTATACGGACATGCTGTATGCCCGGCTTCAGCGGGAAGGCTATCTCAAACGGGACGTGCAGCGCCTGGTCAACAATGACCGCAACGTGTTCGGATCCTGCATGCTCAAGAACGGCGATGCCGACGGCATGGTCACCGGGGTTACCCGCAATTACGACGTCGCGCTAAAAGACGCCCAGATGGTTCTGGACCCGATCCCGGGCCAGGCGGTTATCGGCATGTCCATGGTGATCAATCGCGGCAAGACGGTATTCATTGCCGACACCAGCGTGACCGAACTGCCGGGCGGCCCGGAGCTTGCGGACATCGCCGTTGAAGCGGCCCGCGCGGTCCAGTCGGTCGGATTTGTTCCCCGTGTGGCCTTCCTGTCCTATTCCACGTTCGGCAACCCGATGGGCGAACGTGGCGAGAAAGTCCGCGAAGCGGTCGCCATGCTCGACAAGATGGACGGCATCGAATTCGAATATGAAGGCGACATGGCAGCCGATGTGGCGCTCAATCCGAACCACTGGATGCTGTACCCCTTCTCTCGCCTGAGCGGTCCGGCCAATGTTCTGGTCATGCCGGCGATCCATGCGGCATCCATTTCGACGAAGCTTCTGGAATCGATGAGCCGCGCGACGGTCATCGGCCCGATGCTGCTGGGTCTGGAGAAGCCGGTGCAGATCGCTTCGCTGGGCGCAACGGTCGGGGACATCGTGAACCTGGCGACCATCGCCGCTTATGACGTGGACAATGTTCACGGCTGA
- a CDS encoding aldehyde dehydrogenase family protein, with amino-acid sequence MKEYLKFYINGEWVDPVTPKTLEVENPATEENFAVISLGSQADVDKAVAAAKAAFPAFSKTTVEYRAELLDKIAAGIQARLPELAEAVSTEMGAPMWLANAAQVPAGMGHFGTTAAILRNYQWEEVKGTTLLRKEPIGVCGFITPWNWPINQIACKVAPAIAAGCTMVLKPSEIAPIDAIILTEIMHEAGVPKGVFNLVNGDGPGVGASLSAHPDVDMMSFTGSTRAGVLVAQAAAPTVKRVAQELGGKSPNIVLPGADLKKAVSGGIIQMMTNSGQSCNAPSRMFVQKDQQDEAIAIAKATAESVKVMMPAEAEPGAIGPISNGNQYQKVQDLIQKGIEEGATLVAGGPGRPEGFNKGYFARPTVFANVTNDMTIAREEIFGPVLVMIPYEDVDDAVEMANDTVYGLAGYVQGPEDEANKVANRIRAGQIQVNGARPDFTAPFGGYGQSGNGREWGEEGFEEFLEVKAVIGYKAA; translated from the coding sequence ATGAAAGAGTACCTGAAATTTTACATCAACGGTGAATGGGTCGATCCCGTGACGCCGAAGACGCTCGAAGTCGAGAACCCGGCAACCGAAGAAAACTTCGCCGTGATTTCGCTGGGATCGCAGGCAGATGTCGACAAGGCCGTCGCTGCTGCCAAGGCAGCCTTCCCGGCTTTCTCGAAGACAACCGTGGAATACCGCGCCGAACTGCTCGACAAGATCGCCGCAGGGATCCAGGCACGCCTTCCGGAGCTGGCCGAAGCCGTCTCCACCGAAATGGGCGCCCCGATGTGGCTGGCCAATGCTGCGCAGGTTCCGGCGGGTATGGGCCACTTCGGCACGACCGCGGCCATTCTGCGCAACTATCAATGGGAAGAAGTGAAGGGCACCACCCTTCTCCGCAAGGAGCCGATCGGCGTTTGCGGCTTCATCACGCCCTGGAACTGGCCGATCAACCAGATCGCCTGCAAAGTGGCCCCGGCGATCGCTGCGGGCTGCACGATGGTGCTGAAGCCGTCCGAAATTGCCCCGATCGACGCAATTATCCTGACAGAGATCATGCATGAGGCCGGCGTGCCGAAAGGCGTGTTCAACCTCGTCAATGGTGACGGCCCGGGCGTCGGCGCTTCGCTCTCCGCACACCCGGATGTCGATATGATGTCGTTCACCGGCTCCACCCGCGCAGGTGTCCTGGTGGCTCAGGCCGCCGCACCGACCGTGAAACGTGTTGCCCAGGAACTCGGCGGCAAGAGCCCGAACATCGTTCTGCCCGGCGCCGACCTGAAGAAAGCCGTTTCCGGCGGCATCATCCAGATGATGACCAATTCCGGCCAGTCCTGTAACGCGCCATCCCGCATGTTCGTCCAGAAGGACCAGCAGGACGAAGCGATCGCAATCGCCAAGGCCACCGCTGAATCGGTAAAAGTGATGATGCCGGCCGAAGCCGAGCCCGGCGCCATCGGCCCGATCTCGAATGGCAACCAGTACCAGAAGGTGCAGGACCTCATTCAGAAGGGTATCGAAGAAGGCGCGACGCTCGTCGCCGGCGGCCCGGGCCGTCCGGAAGGCTTCAACAAAGGCTATTTCGCCCGCCCGACCGTGTTCGCGAATGTCACCAATGACATGACCATCGCCCGGGAAGAAATCTTCGGACCGGTCCTGGTCATGATCCCCTACGAAGACGTGGACGACGCTGTCGAAATGGCGAACGACACGGTCTACGGCCTCGCCGGTTATGTGCAGGGTCCTGAGGACGAAGCCAACAAGGTCGCCAACCGCATCCGTGCTGGCCAGATTCAGGTCAACGGTGCGCGTCCGGATTTCACGGCACCGTTCGGCGGCTACGGCCAGTCCGGCAATGGCCGCGAATGGGGCGAGGAAGGCTTTGAGGAGTTCCTGGAAGTCAAAGCGGTGATCGGCTACAAAGCGGCCTGA
- a CDS encoding CC0125/CC1285 family lipoprotein: MRKLVLPVAIAALALLGACATATPYQAAMDSSSRGYSEQQIENNRFRVQFSGNSLTDRKTVETYLLYRAAELTKLNGYDHFRVVHRDTDAESRMVPIGGGAYTPFYDHFYLDYYYYGSRASYYRRPYGPDPFWPRWGYYDPYWGPAQYRESTRYMASAEILMGKGPKPDDAAYFDADQVLMNLSGSIVRPEA; the protein is encoded by the coding sequence ATGCGGAAACTTGTTCTCCCAGTTGCGATTGCAGCTCTAGCCTTGCTCGGTGCTTGCGCGACCGCGACGCCATATCAGGCCGCAATGGACTCCTCCAGCCGCGGCTATTCCGAACAGCAGATTGAAAACAACCGGTTCCGCGTCCAGTTTTCCGGCAACAGCCTGACCGACCGCAAGACCGTCGAGACCTACCTGCTCTATCGCGCCGCAGAGCTGACCAAGCTCAACGGGTATGACCATTTCCGTGTTGTACACCGCGATACGGACGCCGAGAGCCGCATGGTGCCAATCGGTGGCGGCGCCTACACGCCGTTCTACGACCACTTCTATCTCGACTATTATTATTACGGCTCGCGCGCCTCCTATTACCGTCGGCCATACGGGCCTGATCCCTTCTGGCCGCGCTGGGGTTATTACGATCCCTATTGGGGACCGGCGCAATACCGGGAATCGACCCGTTATATGGCGTCGGCAGAGATCCTGATGGGCAAAGGTCCTAAGCCGGATGACGCAGCCTATTTCGATGCGGACCAGGTTCTCATGAACCTGTCCGGCAGCATCGTACGCCCCGAAGCCTGA
- a CDS encoding multidrug effflux MFS transporter encodes MLPDQPVPGRSELVVMVAGLMALNALAIDIMLPALNEIAHAVGLTAEGVESDNRQQLIIFSYILGFGAPQILWGPITDRFGRRGPLFVSLIGYIVMAALCITLREFHALLAARFVQGVFSSGARLVAVSIVRDLFAGRQMARFMSLVMTIFMIIPIIAPAVGQAILLVAPWEWIFGALVVFGLGMLGWTWARLPETLPAESRRPLNLGNALGAYAQVIRTPVTFGYMCASGIVFGALFSFIASSEQIFREVFGRGEDFVLWFSGIAGMLAVANFTNSRLVEKIGMRRISHTALFLFTALSALSAVITYFVGESLLWFYPLFILTFACFGLLGSNFSALAMEPLGSIAGTASAAYGFATTTVSSLIGMLIGSQYNGSTVPLMLGFVGLGLSALVIILITEKGRLFSSR; translated from the coding sequence ATGCTGCCCGACCAACCGGTGCCGGGCCGTTCGGAACTGGTGGTGATGGTGGCCGGGCTGATGGCCCTGAACGCGCTCGCCATCGACATCATGCTGCCGGCGCTGAACGAGATTGCGCATGCCGTGGGTCTGACGGCCGAAGGCGTTGAGAGCGACAACCGCCAGCAACTGATCATTTTCTCCTACATCCTCGGTTTTGGCGCTCCACAGATTTTGTGGGGACCGATCACCGACCGGTTCGGGCGCCGCGGCCCGCTCTTTGTCAGCCTGATCGGATACATCGTCATGGCGGCGCTGTGCATCACGCTGCGGGAATTCCATGCCCTGCTGGCCGCGCGTTTTGTGCAGGGCGTGTTCTCGTCCGGCGCCCGGCTGGTGGCGGTCTCGATCGTGCGCGACCTGTTTGCCGGGCGGCAGATGGCCCGGTTCATGTCCCTTGTCATGACCATCTTCATGATCATCCCGATCATCGCCCCGGCCGTCGGACAAGCCATCCTGCTGGTGGCACCGTGGGAGTGGATCTTCGGGGCACTGGTGGTTTTCGGTCTTGGCATGCTTGGCTGGACCTGGGCACGGCTGCCCGAGACCCTGCCGGCTGAAAGCCGCCGGCCGCTGAATCTCGGCAACGCGCTGGGCGCCTATGCGCAGGTGATCCGCACGCCGGTCACATTCGGCTATATGTGCGCGTCCGGCATCGTGTTTGGCGCCCTGTTCTCGTTCATCGCATCATCGGAACAGATTTTCCGCGAAGTTTTCGGACGCGGAGAAGACTTCGTCCTCTGGTTTTCCGGGATCGCAGGGATGCTTGCCGTTGCAAATTTCACCAACTCCCGGCTTGTCGAGAAAATCGGCATGCGACGGATCAGCCACACGGCCCTGTTCCTGTTCACGGCGCTGTCGGCTCTGTCGGCAGTGATCACCTATTTCGTGGGCGAAAGCCTGCTCTGGTTCTATCCCTTGTTCATCCTGACATTCGCTTGTTTCGGCCTGCTGGGGTCGAACTTTTCTGCGCTCGCCATGGAACCGCTCGGGTCGATTGCCGGCACGGCGTCCGCCGCTTACGGGTTTGCGACGACAACGGTCTCCAGCCTCATCGGCATGCTTATCGGCAGTCAGTACAATGGCAGCACCGTTCCGCTGATGCTCGGTTTTGTGGGGCTTGGCCTGTCGGCCCTCGTGATCATCCTGATCACGGAAAAGGGAAGGCTGTTCAGTTCACGTTGA
- the rimK gene encoding 30S ribosomal protein S6--L-glutamate ligase, whose protein sequence is MPDGPQFELGWEEWLALPDLGLPAIKAKIDTGAKTSALHASVIEPFGPVTSPQVRFLIQPDPNNPALEVTCSAPVVDRREVTSSNGETELRYVIETDVEMGGRRWPIQLTLTNRESMTYRMLFGRGAMQPDMVVDPNESFHMPELSYKLYKGLPKKKPVKRPLRIALLTREPNNYSSRRLVEAARKRGHVIETIDTARCYMQIGTLDPQVHYDGQALPRYDAVIPRIGAKITDYGMAVLRQFSNTGAVCLNEAGAIGRSRDKLLAQQLLARAKIAMPVTAFAHSPKDTKDLIGLVDGAPVVLKLLTSTQGRGVVLAETRKAAESLVDAFRGLDANFLVQEFVEEAAGADVRAFVIGNKVVGAMKRQAQKGEFRSNLHRGGTASSVRLTADERETARAAAKVLGLSVAGVDLLQTRDGPKVLEVNSSPGLEGIENASGKDIAGQIIEHLERQVRPLSSDRETTLRSNRRINVN, encoded by the coding sequence ATGCCCGACGGCCCTCAGTTCGAACTTGGTTGGGAAGAATGGCTGGCGCTGCCAGACCTCGGCCTGCCGGCCATCAAGGCCAAGATTGATACAGGCGCGAAGACCTCGGCGCTGCATGCCAGCGTGATCGAGCCGTTCGGCCCAGTCACCAGCCCGCAGGTGCGGTTCCTGATCCAGCCGGACCCGAACAATCCGGCGCTGGAGGTCACCTGTTCTGCGCCCGTGGTCGACCGGCGCGAGGTGACGAGTTCCAACGGCGAGACCGAGCTGCGTTACGTGATCGAGACGGATGTCGAGATGGGCGGCCGCAGGTGGCCGATCCAGCTGACGCTGACCAATCGCGAAAGCATGACGTACCGCATGCTGTTCGGGCGAGGGGCGATGCAGCCGGACATGGTGGTGGACCCGAATGAGTCCTTCCACATGCCCGAGCTGTCCTACAAGCTCTACAAGGGCTTGCCGAAGAAGAAGCCGGTCAAACGTCCGCTCCGTATTGCGCTGCTGACGCGGGAGCCGAACAATTATTCCAGCCGGCGCCTTGTCGAGGCGGCGCGGAAGCGCGGGCATGTCATCGAGACGATCGATACCGCTCGCTGCTACATGCAGATCGGCACATTGGACCCGCAGGTGCATTATGACGGCCAGGCGCTGCCGCGTTACGACGCCGTGATCCCGCGTATTGGCGCCAAGATTACCGACTATGGCATGGCGGTCCTGCGCCAGTTCTCGAACACGGGCGCGGTTTGCCTCAACGAAGCAGGGGCCATCGGCCGGTCGCGCGACAAGCTGCTGGCCCAGCAGTTGCTGGCGCGGGCAAAGATCGCCATGCCGGTGACAGCGTTTGCCCACAGCCCGAAGGACACCAAAGACCTGATTGGCCTGGTCGATGGGGCGCCGGTCGTCCTGAAGCTGTTGACCTCGACGCAGGGGCGCGGCGTGGTGCTGGCCGAGACGCGCAAGGCGGCCGAGAGCCTGGTCGATGCCTTCCGCGGTCTTGATGCCAACTTCCTGGTTCAGGAATTCGTGGAAGAAGCCGCCGGGGCGGACGTGCGGGCGTTTGTGATCGGCAACAAGGTGGTGGGCGCCATGAAACGGCAGGCGCAAAAGGGGGAGTTCCGCTCGAACCTGCACCGCGGCGGCACCGCGTCCAGTGTTCGTCTGACAGCGGATGAACGGGAAACGGCGCGGGCCGCCGCAAAGGTGCTGGGGCTAAGTGTGGCGGGGGTGGACCTGCTGCAAACCAGGGACGGCCCGAAGGTCCTGGAGGTCAATTCGTCCCCCGGCCTGGAAGGCATAGAGAATGCCTCCGGCAAGGACATCGCCGGCCAGATCATCGAGCATCTGGAGCGTCAGGTCAGGCCGCTGTCCAGCGACCGTGAAACCACGCTGCGCAGCAATCGCCGGATCAACGTGAACTGA